Proteins encoded within one genomic window of Ranitomeya variabilis isolate aRanVar5 chromosome 4, aRanVar5.hap1, whole genome shotgun sequence:
- the LOC143764706 gene encoding uncharacterized protein LOC143764706 isoform X1, which produces MDMERDKMAERILHLTLEILFRLTGEDYTVVKKTSSERCQDNESEGCRRPLSPITGPPPHPLIHEDINDQNILELTYKMIELLTGEVPIRCQDVAVYFSMEEWEYLEGHKDLYKDTIMKVPQPLTSPDLCSKTIPERCLHPLLPQDCKQEYPNVPRDHQGEDLTNINTTETYVKGDEWCKEETCADNLPADDCTRRSEGQLTSSIFKLNDLAIPQDTTEVNVIIPDIPSSLHSNDLLSEPLKHVLSFDSLQTTKEYQSHKISIKKRTTPKSKKSFSPLEYGDSFTLEKSFLKQQKIHTAEKRFSCSQCGKCFVKKSYLVKHQRTHTGEKPFSCSECGKYFGRKCSLVRHQRTHTGEKPFSCSKCCKCFNKKAHLDEHQKAHTGKKPFSCSECGKCFKQKAQLDEHQRTHTEEKPFSCSECGKYFKQKANLDEHQRIHTGEKPFSCSECGKCFSHKSSFVKHQRTHTGVKPFTCSECGKSFKNKLPFVNHQRTHTGEKPFSCSECGKSFNQKSNLDRHQRTHTGEKRFSCSECGKSFNHKSAFVNHQRTHTGEKPFSCSECGKLFNQKWILVIHQRTHTGEKPFSCSECGKCFSQKSSFIKHQRTHTGVKPFPCSECGKSFNHKSAFVNHQRTHTGEKPFSCSECGKSFNHKSSFVNHQRTHTGKKPFSCSECEKLFSQKWSLVIHQRTHTGE; this is translated from the exons atggatatggaaagagacaagatggcagagagaatattacacctcaccctggagatcctcttccgtcttactggagag gattacacagtagtgaagaagacctctagtgagcgctgtcaggacaatGAGTCTGAGGGATgcagaagacccctgagcccaatcacggggcctccacctcaccccctgatacatgaggacatcaatgaccagaacatTCTAgagctcacctacaagatgattgagctgctgactggagag gttcctataaggtgtcaggatgtcgctgtctatttctccatggaggagtgggagtatttagaaggacacaaagatctataCAAGGACACCATAATGAAGGTtcctcagcccctcacatcaccag atctatgcaGTAAGACAATACCAGAGAGATGtctccatcctcttcttccacaggactgtaaacaagaatatCCCAATGTTCCtcgggatcatcag ggtgaagatctgaccaatattaatactacagagacatatgtgaaaggtgatgagtggtgtaaagaggaaacCTGTGCAGATAACCTCCCTG cagatgactgtaccaggagatcagagggacagctgacatcttcaatttttaaattaaATGATCTTGCGATCccacaagatacaactgaagtgaatgtcattattccagatataccatcatcccttcacagcaatgaTCTGTTATCTGAACCTTTGAAACATGTCCTGTCTTTTGATTCATTACAGACTACTAAGGaatatcaaagtcacaaaataagcattaagaaACGAACCACTCCTAAATCAAAAAAGTCATTTTCACCTTTAGAATATGGAGACAGTTTTACCCttgaaaagtcttttcttaaacaaCAAAAAATTCACACAGCGGAGAAGAGATTTTCTTGCTcccagtgtgggaaatgttttgtcaaGAAATCGTAtcttgttaaacaccagagaacccacacaggggagaagcctttttcctgttcagaatgtgggaaatattttggacGTAAATGtagtcttgttagacaccaaagaactcatacaggggagaagcctttttcatgttcaaaatgttgtaaatgttttaacaagaaagcgCATCTTGATGAACACCAGAAagctcacacagggaagaagcctttttcatgttcagaatgtgggaaatgttttaaacagaaagcgCAACTTGAtgaacaccagagaactcacacagaggagaagcctttttcatgttcagaatgtgggaaatattttaagcaGAAAGCGAATCTTGAtgaacaccagagaattcacacaggggaaaagcctttttcatgttcagaatgtggaaaatgttttagccataaatcatcttttgttaagcaccagagaacccacacaggggtgaagccttttacatgttcagaatgtgggaaatcttttaaaaATAAATTACCTTTTGttaaccaccagagaacccacactggggagaagcctttttcatgttcagaatgtgggaaatcttttaaccagaaatcaaatcttgataggcatcagagaactcacacaggggagaagcgtttttcatgttcagaatgtgggaaatcttttaaccataaatcagcttttgttaaccaccagagaacccacacaggggagaagcccttttcctgttcagaatgtgggaaattatTTAACCAAAAATGGAttcttgttatacaccagagaactcacacaggggaaaagcctttttcatgttcagaatgtgggaaatgttttagccaaaaATCTTCTTttattaagcaccagagaacccacacaggggtgaagccttttccatgttcagaatgtgggaaatcttttaaccataaatcagcttttgttaaccaccagagaacccacacaggggagaagccgttctcctgttcagaatgtgggaaatcttttaaccATAAATCATCTTTTGttaaccaccagagaacccacacagggaagaagcctttttcctgttcagaatgtgagaaattatTTAGCCAAAAATGGagtcttgttatacatcagagaactcacacaggagagtag
- the LOC143764706 gene encoding uncharacterized protein LOC143764706 isoform X2, producing the protein MDMERDKMAERILHLTLEILFRLTGEDYTVVKKTSSERCQDNESEGCRRPLSPITGPPPHPLIHEDINDQNILELTYKMIELLTGEVPIRCQDVAVYFSMEEWEYLEGHKDLYKDTIMKVPQPLTSPDLCSKTIPERCLHPLLPQDCKQEYPNVPRDHQGEDLTNINTTETYVKGDEWCKEETCADNLPDDCTRRSEGQLTSSIFKLNDLAIPQDTTEVNVIIPDIPSSLHSNDLLSEPLKHVLSFDSLQTTKEYQSHKISIKKRTTPKSKKSFSPLEYGDSFTLEKSFLKQQKIHTAEKRFSCSQCGKCFVKKSYLVKHQRTHTGEKPFSCSECGKYFGRKCSLVRHQRTHTGEKPFSCSKCCKCFNKKAHLDEHQKAHTGKKPFSCSECGKCFKQKAQLDEHQRTHTEEKPFSCSECGKYFKQKANLDEHQRIHTGEKPFSCSECGKCFSHKSSFVKHQRTHTGVKPFTCSECGKSFKNKLPFVNHQRTHTGEKPFSCSECGKSFNQKSNLDRHQRTHTGEKRFSCSECGKSFNHKSAFVNHQRTHTGEKPFSCSECGKLFNQKWILVIHQRTHTGEKPFSCSECGKCFSQKSSFIKHQRTHTGVKPFPCSECGKSFNHKSAFVNHQRTHTGEKPFSCSECGKSFNHKSSFVNHQRTHTGKKPFSCSECEKLFSQKWSLVIHQRTHTGE; encoded by the exons atggatatggaaagagacaagatggcagagagaatattacacctcaccctggagatcctcttccgtcttactggagag gattacacagtagtgaagaagacctctagtgagcgctgtcaggacaatGAGTCTGAGGGATgcagaagacccctgagcccaatcacggggcctccacctcaccccctgatacatgaggacatcaatgaccagaacatTCTAgagctcacctacaagatgattgagctgctgactggagag gttcctataaggtgtcaggatgtcgctgtctatttctccatggaggagtgggagtatttagaaggacacaaagatctataCAAGGACACCATAATGAAGGTtcctcagcccctcacatcaccag atctatgcaGTAAGACAATACCAGAGAGATGtctccatcctcttcttccacaggactgtaaacaagaatatCCCAATGTTCCtcgggatcatcag ggtgaagatctgaccaatattaatactacagagacatatgtgaaaggtgatgagtggtgtaaagaggaaacCTGTGCAGATAACCTCCCTG atgactgtaccaggagatcagagggacagctgacatcttcaatttttaaattaaATGATCTTGCGATCccacaagatacaactgaagtgaatgtcattattccagatataccatcatcccttcacagcaatgaTCTGTTATCTGAACCTTTGAAACATGTCCTGTCTTTTGATTCATTACAGACTACTAAGGaatatcaaagtcacaaaataagcattaagaaACGAACCACTCCTAAATCAAAAAAGTCATTTTCACCTTTAGAATATGGAGACAGTTTTACCCttgaaaagtcttttcttaaacaaCAAAAAATTCACACAGCGGAGAAGAGATTTTCTTGCTcccagtgtgggaaatgttttgtcaaGAAATCGTAtcttgttaaacaccagagaacccacacaggggagaagcctttttcctgttcagaatgtgggaaatattttggacGTAAATGtagtcttgttagacaccaaagaactcatacaggggagaagcctttttcatgttcaaaatgttgtaaatgttttaacaagaaagcgCATCTTGATGAACACCAGAAagctcacacagggaagaagcctttttcatgttcagaatgtgggaaatgttttaaacagaaagcgCAACTTGAtgaacaccagagaactcacacagaggagaagcctttttcatgttcagaatgtgggaaatattttaagcaGAAAGCGAATCTTGAtgaacaccagagaattcacacaggggaaaagcctttttcatgttcagaatgtggaaaatgttttagccataaatcatcttttgttaagcaccagagaacccacacaggggtgaagccttttacatgttcagaatgtgggaaatcttttaaaaATAAATTACCTTTTGttaaccaccagagaacccacactggggagaagcctttttcatgttcagaatgtgggaaatcttttaaccagaaatcaaatcttgataggcatcagagaactcacacaggggagaagcgtttttcatgttcagaatgtgggaaatcttttaaccataaatcagcttttgttaaccaccagagaacccacacaggggagaagcccttttcctgttcagaatgtgggaaattatTTAACCAAAAATGGAttcttgttatacaccagagaactcacacaggggaaaagcctttttcatgttcagaatgtgggaaatgttttagccaaaaATCTTCTTttattaagcaccagagaacccacacaggggtgaagccttttccatgttcagaatgtgggaaatcttttaaccataaatcagcttttgttaaccaccagagaacccacacaggggagaagccgttctcctgttcagaatgtgggaaatcttttaaccATAAATCATCTTTTGttaaccaccagagaacccacacagggaagaagcctttttcctgttcagaatgtgagaaattatTTAGCCAAAAATGGagtcttgttatacatcagagaactcacacaggagagtag